The following proteins are co-located in the Penaeus monodon isolate SGIC_2016 chromosome 10, NSTDA_Pmon_1, whole genome shotgun sequence genome:
- the LOC119577586 gene encoding extensin-like has protein sequence MKITREKYDKKYDINITIDIAEETSAKIATSPQQSPLQQPINCNNNNSNSLTTTATTCNNNSSICSDSNSTTTSVSSKSITSNSNNDHSHHNHHTPSTNNSTKNHLLCHQQQPPPPQLPYLLHQRLHRQPPPLTAAPTPPTTTANPRHSQPPPRLQQPPPLTAAPTPPTTPATHSRPHASTNPRHSQPPPRLQQPPPLTAAPTPPPTPATHSRPHASKPPPTPATGEPGTQPQGSPAPDFLRLHGHGIPRQVTKTCMLYTYAAFTPLAMCVCVRVRRSRVRGLYA, from the exons ATGAAGATtacaagagaaaaatatgacaaaaaatacGATATAAACATCACCATTGATATCGCCGAAGAA ACATCTGCAAAGATAGCAACCTCGCCACAACAATCGCCATTGCAACAACCCATtaattgcaacaacaacaacagcaatagcctCACCACAACCGCCACTActtgcaacaacaacagcagcatatGCAGCGATAGCAACTCCACCACGACCTCAGTCAGCTCAAAATCCATCACCTCCAACAGCAACAACGACCACAGCCACCACAACCACCATACCCCCTCCACCAACAACTCCACCAAAAATCACCTcctctgccaccaacaacagCCACCTCCACCACAACTGCCATACCTCCTCCACCAACGCCTGCACCGCCAACCCCCGCCACTCACAGCCGCCCCCACGCCTCCAACAACCACCGCCAACCCCCGCCACTCACAGCCGCCCCCACGCCTCCAACAACCCCCGCCACTCACAGCCGCCCCCACGCCTCCAACAACCCCCGCCACTCACAGCCGCCCCCACGCCTCCACCAACCCCCGCCACTCACAGCCGCCCCCACGCCTCCAACAACCCCCGCCACTCACAGCCGCCCCCACGCCTCCACCAACCCCCGCCACTCACAGCCGCCCCCACGCCTCCAAACCACCGCCAACCCCCGCCACTGGAGAACCAGGAACCCAACCCCAGGGAAGCCCCGCGCCGGACTTCCTTAGGCTTCACGGGCACGGCATCCCTCGGCAGGTCACGAAG ACATGTATGCTGTATACGTATGCTGCATTCACGCCCCTGGCCATGTGTGTCTGCGTACGCGTGCGGCGATCTCGCGTGCGAGGTCTATATGCTTGA